In the Diospyros lotus cultivar Yz01 chromosome 13, ASM1463336v1, whole genome shotgun sequence genome, AATTGGACTTACCTTGCTGTTTTCTGGTGGTTCAAGCCCAGATTCAGGCGAGGTGCATAATTTTCTGACGAGCTTGTTTCTCCCTCGCtttctctccaatctctctctttctttttgcagaattttGCTCTCTTCCTTAAGAACACATTCCTACCTTTAATTCCCTTAAATGGATCTCAAATTTGATCCAAAATCGGTTTGGAATGCTTGATCTTCAAATCCCCATCGCTATTTATAGAAACCTCCAACCAATCAAATTCATCCAAGCTTCATGCCACCTTGCACCTTGATTTGCGAGCTCATGATGACTCCCCAACGGCCAGTTGCTCCGGTTCGTTTTTCCGGCGACTCGCTGCgggatttcaaaaattatgcttTGGCCCGAAGATTCATATATTTGCACTTTGCCCCTTATCATTTGAGCCCTTGAATTAACCTTGATTCCTCCAATCACCCTTAGAATAATGGTTCTTTGTATCAATTCCcgagattttgaaaatttacacTTGTTCCCCaaactttttaaaaatcgcACTTACACCCTGGGACCCTTAATTCCAAGAAATGCTTTATTTCTTCAAGAGCAATAACTAACAAAGATTTCAGGTATTGCAATAGGATTCTCTGCGCCCCTCCAcccacacacgcacacacacaaaacCCAATTTAACTTTGgtgcttgttttcctttgtttttgtttaatgATAAGCAAGAATCATACAGATTGGGTCACAACTTTTAAATTTTCCTAGAACTAGTTAAAGCAATACCAGATACATCAGGCCTGCCACAAAGGCTAAAGAATGTACTAGCAAAGTTTGCAAAATATAGATGTTCTGATAGGGTTGGAAAATTTTCTATGGTACCAGTCTTGGCTAATggattaaaaagtaaaataaaaacaatagaGAAAGAGGATTAGCATCTCACTTTCAACCAACCCAGCTAGGCCAGGGCCCAAGGCCTTCCTTGAGGAGGTCACATTTTTAACTCTCTTCCATCGCTAAGATTGCGGTATCCTAGCATGGTGGAAAGTTTACTATCCCCATAACTCGTGCAATTTCAGGATGGTCTAGTATCTTAACATTTAGCAGAACGAAtgatatatcaataaataatcccactgtcacacacacacaccccattATTCCAAATGCCAAATGTGCTTTCAGGCAGATAtcacaaaagaaaattgaaaccAGGCCATCTTAGAGCAAATGCCCTGCTTCTGAAAAACAATAGGATCCCCATGATTTTGAAATTATCTACAGAATGAGATTTCAAAAGCAGACATGCGAAGAACACAGATAAGTAGGGTTAGGGAAGATGATGAGGGCAATGCATAATCTactggaaaaaaagaaaaccatgCCACATTGTCATTCTGAAAGACGGAAATCAGATCCATCTGATGCAGAGGCATCAACTGGAATTGAGAATTACAAACTATATTAACATGATTCCATGAAGCAATGCCGCCTGTTTATTGGGTCggaaataataaattaagtgAAATTGACAAATAGAAGGGGAACAGATGGGGGGAAAGGAGCAAAACCTTTTGTAACGGTTATGGACGAGAACAACCAAAGGACTGATGTCCTTGAAAACGGTCTCTTCCCATTCTCTGGTGGTGATATCTTTGATGGGACGAATATAGTCGTCATCTTGCCACACCAATTCGTTTTCGCCATCACAATTCTCATCGTCGTCCTTGTTGACGttcttaatggtgatcttgTTGAAGAATTGGCCCAAGCTGAAACCCCAGCCATCAGCAGCAGCATCTTCGGGCCAATCAGGATCCTCCTCTTCCACCACTAGTGGATAATCGGCCAAGAGCTTTCGCAATTTGTTCTGCCTCTCGACGGGGTCGACCTCCTCTTGGACGTTAGGGTTCATATCAATCACTTGCCGAATCTTGCTTCTCCACTCTCGCCTCTCTTCCTCGTCCATAAGTAAGGGACCATCAGAATCATCATCAGCTTCTGCTCCCTTTTTGTTTGCCAAACACGAGGGACGCAGCCGGGAAGGTGAATTTGAGGTAAAACTTTGGAGCTTCTTCCGGGAAAGCGCATCAATTTTGGTTGGGTTTTCTTTGAACCAATGACTATTAGTAGTTCCAGCAGTAGAAGCAAAGTAGCAATGATGGCAAGGGGAATTTTTTAAGGTTTTCTGTTTGGTGGGGCAGAAAAGATGCTGAAACCCTAGCGTCTGATGCAATGCCATTTCTgcaatgagagagagatgaacGTCAGAACGCTAATCTAAACTAAAACCCAGACAGACAAGACAGCGGGAAAAAACTAAGGGTAAATTACATCTAGACACCGTAACATTTGACTTTTCGCCAGGTATCCCCCACAATTATTGGAAATTCTGCAAAACGTCAGGTTACATTCCGAAAAGTAGTATTAAAGGTAATAATATTAATGCTCAATTgatattatcttattttgatcatCTTTAGTCACTCTTGGCTTATTATCAACACCATTATTCTCCACATACATTAGCCCACTATTTATTTAGGCTACCATCCATCAATCTCCACATCAACATCTCACTTGGACCTAGCTTCACTCTAAAAAGTCTCccacaaaatcaaaaccaaactaATTTAACTATCTAATTGAATTAAGATTctcttttataattaaaaaaaaattaatatcgATCTAAAACCACTTCCTAAAATTTAACAATCAAGCCAAatcttgataaatttaaaattttcttaaaaaaaaaaaagttcttaaAATTAAGTCTAATCttttcaaatttgtttaagATCACAATCCTGAGTGATATCCAACAAAGAGATATAATATTAAGCAAATGAATACCGTTCAAttactataaataaaagaaaatatttttttaaaaacaaccaaATCCAACCTAAACAAACGAGCATTAGTCTCAAATACCCAACCTAATTGGCTAattccataccaaacccatttaACTTCCAAGGGGATACATACATACAGGCTCATAAACGAGCACAAAACTTAATCCAAGTACagtacagtttttttttttaatttaatttgggtcAGAATAAGGTTGAATAATGCTAAATAgcaaaattttgttaaaatacaGAGAATACAACCCTTGAGACTTGAATCCATAATTGCATTTGCATCACTCTACTCAAAACTATAGTCCTGCATTTCTAgccacattaaaaataaaacacagcCAAAACACTGCATTTCAAATTCAACGACCATTGCATTTTGCCCAACCACCTGACCTCTTCACTTGACAAGAAGGTCCCGTTTTCTTATACCAGCCGCATCTATAGATAAAACCTGGCACAAACACAACTATGCAACCAACCCCTACCATCATCGCATGTTGCCTTCACGCAAGACATCGATCATGTCGTAGATTCGCTTATCTGCCTTTGATCGAACCTGCATTGAAGACGCAAGTGAATATGTACTACCATCAGACAACAGAAGTAATAGCGCATTAACATGCACATTATTATGAATTCTTGTACCTATCTAAGTGTAGAAGTAAAAAAGATAATCTACATAGGAAAAAGATAGGAGCACGGGCACCTTCTGAGCAAGAAAAATTGTAGCATCAACAGTACCCTCTGCATATATTGATCTGCCACAAACATTATGTTGAAACTCGAATGAAACTCTGCACAAAAGCAAGAAGAAATAAGTTCAATGCTCACATGGCGATGAGGGATTATGAGGGCAAGGCacttttcagttttttatttatttttggtgggAGGGCGGGGGGTTGAGAGAAAACCTTACGTTTTATCAGGTGATGTCAGATGGTACATATGAAATGCATGACCAGATAGATGCTCCTCTGGCACACCCACCATCTCAATTTGTTGTCGTGGATCCCGTATCATTTGTATCTGATTGGATAATATCCAAAAGATTTGATGAAGAAGCCAGTTAAACCAGAAAGAAAGGTGTTCTTTTGTCAATGGTTTTTACTTTTTCAGATGACTAAAGCAGTAAATGAGAGAAGGCAAAACTGTTACAGATAAAACAAATTGCTACAAAATTCAGCCAGAGGGAACTATTACAGAGAACATTGCTTATCCATACCTGTATTAATACGAACTCTTTTGATTAACTTAACATGATGAGCTGGCCATGAATAGAACAAACAAATAGAAATACAATTTACCTACCTAAAAAAAACAAAGTCTCCATCAACCCTTCAATATCAAATTCACTTCACCAGTGCACATTCTAGACCCTATGCAcctctatttttgaaaattcaaggcATGCATTTCTAAACCTTGTGCCTAAAAGTAGGAGAATTATCTCTTTGACTATGAGAATTGAAGAAGAGAATTTCAAGGCCATGAGGGCCAACTTAAAAGAGATAAATGCCATGATGGCTGCCATATATTTGAGCAGTGATACAAAACTTTTGTGCCACATTAAGGAAGAGATTCAAAGCAGCAGGCTGCAGGACACCAACTTTGCTAGACACTATAAGCTGTGCATACAATAGCTTTCAGCTAGAGGATTCAAGCCCAGTTGGCACTGAAACATAAATGGACTATTAGGAAGGTTAACAGACACCAGAAATTGGTGAAATGGGACCTCCCGCTGTGGGGGTACAAGACATTAACTACCCACGCCCTGGAACCAGAGCCATAACCTGTCCAAGGGTTATAAGCGTTGTCAGAACTAACCATGACCATTAGATATAACACAAGGTCCAAGCACTTCCATAGGATATGTGTCAGTGCTTGGTAAGTTATAAGCTAACCTGCAAGCTGAGAATTAAGGACTCCATTACTTTTACCTCAAACTTCTTCACTTACAGTGCACATTTCTATTTTCTAATCCATTTCATGTCTTATCTTAGTCTCCCTACAGGAATTCCAATCCTAGCCATGGGAGAATAAGGTTTGGCCCCCACCAACTTCTGGTTCTTCTATGTTTTCATTGTAGGGATCCTAGGCAGGAACCCTACTGACTACTCCTATATGTGGGGCTCCAAGGTACAAAATGCATGGTATTCGAGAGGCAAATCTTCCCTTGGGATGGGCACCAATATTTCTCATTAAATCACATTTCAAATTTCCACAATCCCATTTGACACTCCTGAAGGGTACAGCTAGGACCAGTCCCTCCACTCTATAAGAAACTCCACCATCACTTCACTCCTACAAGAATGACTCCATTGGCCATTTCTCGTAACACCACAACCACCCAACATTAGTCCATGGCTAAGGTTTCCATGCAGGTCCCATGCAATTCTTTAAGGCTTGGCCTATGCACATGATCCCAATACCTGAATCAAACCCAGTGGCAAGCCTATGTCGcatctttattttctaagtgACTTAATCTAGCTAGTGTTACTTTATCTTGACCTTTATAGGTTCGCTATGATATGAACCCTAACAACTCATTGCCAACATATCGCATTGTTAATATTGTTCCATACTGGCTAGTATGTCCCATACTGTTCCAGAAAACGATGCACTCCAGACCTTATTCTATCCTAGCCATATTGCAAGCTGAAAACAAGCAATACTGAGGTACCGCCCAATACCCCCAAACAAGACCCAAATTCCAACTTCACATTtcactttcttttttgtttttggctcACACTCGCACTTCCTTCTCACAGCAAAACCATCGTCCTCCTTTACTGTCACAACCCTCACCTCAAGCTCAAATCTACCACCAACCTTGCCTTCTCACCATCGGCACCTCTATATtatgtaagttttttttttttttccattgcaATCGCAGCTTCGCCTTTGTTTTGAACCAGAGACTAGATTGGTCACTGTTTCAACCAACCAAATACCATGGGCCTCTGGTCACTCTAAAGCTGCtgctccctccctccctcccttcaTGGTTGAACCATGCCCAGCCAATTCTGCCGGGTGTTATATGCTGGCCCGACTAGGTTACCAGCTGATCGCTGGTTTAACTAGTTGAACTGGCCAGCCAGGTTTTAACAACATTGTAATGAGTCCATTTAAGAGTTAAATGGTGGCCTAAAACATAACCAAATATTGGGTATTAATTAGGGGTAATAAAGGAAGGATTAGTGCACAATCAAAGCCTAAGCAAATAGGCTCAGGCAGAATGCTAATGACGGGAATTTCAGCCGTTGAGGTTTGCATTCAAAAGCCTAAAACAGTCCCTCAATGGTAGGACAAACACCTTAAGTTGAGGGTTAAAGGTTGGACTTATAGCTTAAATTGTAAAGTGGAAGGTTGAGAATAAAAGAAAGCTTGGGTGGGTCATTCACTTACTTGCAGGTGGGCTGTTGGGTCGGATTTAAATGGGTTGAATCTTGCTACATTTTGGCGGCAAATTCTACTGGTCTGGGGTTAAGAAAAGGCCGGTCTTGATTTTAGTGCATAATCGAATCGTAAGCAACTAGGCTCATGCAGAATGCTAGTGATGGGAATTTCAGCCATTGAGGTTTGCGTTCTAAAGCCTAAAACAGTCCCTCAATGGTAGGATAAACACCTTAAGTTGAGGGTTAAAGGTTGGACTTATAGCTTAAATTGTAAAGTGGAGGGTTGAGAATAAAAGAAAGCTTGGGTGGGTCATTCACTTACTTGCAGGTGGGCTGTTGGGTCGGATTTAAATGGGTTGAATCTTGCTACATTTTGCTGGCAAATTCTACTGGTTTGGGGTTAAGAAAAGGTCAGCCttgatttgggcttgaattGAATAAGAAATGGCTTGAAATTTGGGCTTAAGTGAAACCCTAGGTAATAAAACAGTCATCGCTATCTTGAGTCCATTTTCTGAAGTGTATTGTACTGTTATTTACACCCAAGTGGCATTTAAAAGAAGCCCGAGGCCAAATTTGAGTCAAGTCCAAGTTGGGTAAATTAAATCGGCCTAAGGATTTTTAAAAAGGATGCTAGGACCCAAATTTGAAATAAAGGCACAAACCTTCAATAAACTTAAGTCCACAGTGGAACTAGCTAGAGCtgacccaaataaattaaattgacccAATAGGACAACTCAAGTAGCTAATCCATGATTGGGGGAAGTTCACTTAGGTTAGGGGGTTAAGGCAGTTAACTTAACTTAGGTTGGCTAAGTGGTAACTCTAGCATGGTTAGGTTGTTAACCTTGTGTGGGTTAATCAACTCTAGTTAGGTTAAAAGTGAAGTTAGGaaatgaattataaattaataaacaaataatataatataatataatataatatatatgatataaactaaataaataattaaattaaaaaaatgagcaTACCCAAAAGGAAGGGTCACCACATTGGGGGAGGGGTCATATTTGTATGTATGCTTCCCCCTGCTTGTTTCTTAGAGAGGtggtttccacaactcaaaacCTTGAGGTTCTAATCACAAAAGAAAAACCTTACCATCAAGGCTCGCCCTCAAACTAAACCCAGCCCCTAAgcaccaaaatatatataattatatatatatatatctaaggTCCTTAAAACCcattattacataaaataagaGTGTCATCTACAAAGAGGAGATGGGAAATAGAAACACCCTCCACAAAAGAACACACATGAAAGTTGAAAAAACACTTAACCCTCTTAATCCTATTCGCCATCAACCTAAAGATTCCAgaacaatgaaaaaaaatgagataagaGGTACCCTTGCTCAATCATCTAGAGctagaaacaaacaaaaagaaagaaagaaaaaatcaattagGAGTCCTATTcaccaacacccccccccccccccccccccaaaaaaaaaaaaaatctggtaACACACCTGATCCATTTCAAAGGAAACACCTAGTTTCTGAAAGCATGAGATGACGTTTTTGGCAGTTCCAGACGTGTCCAATTTGCTAGCTTGATGAGATTCCATCACCTGAAAAATTAGATGAATAATCAGGCCTAACACTAGTAATTTTCATATTCATTCAATGGCCACGGTGAAACAGTAGTTTCACAGTTGGAATAGAAGAAAACACAAGAGATGAAAAGTACCTCGAgagattttattcaaaacacaATGAATAATACAAACTGAAAACAAACTGATCCTTATATACAACAAATGAATGAGACGCTGCATAACTAATCATTACAACAAATATAACAAACAATCAGCTGTAACTGAAAGCACAAATTACAGCCTACTACCAACAGCTTATATCCTttacattccccctcaaatcaaGCTCCGTAGATGATGATAAGATAGATTTTCCAGAACTGTTAAGCAACAGACTTTCTGTTAAAGCAGCAGAAGGACCAGTACTGACATTAGACATAGGAGATCTCTTGAGGCCCAACTTGGTACACAAAAACACAAACTTGTCTCTGGATAAACCCTTTGTAAAAATAACAGCCACTTGATGCACTGTAGGGACATATCGAACATCAACATCTCCACTTTCAAccttttctctaacaaaatgcacatcaatctcaatgtgctttgtTCTAGAATGAAACACAGGATTCTCAGCCATACTT is a window encoding:
- the LOC127787852 gene encoding thioredoxin-like fold domain-containing protein MRL7L, chloroplastic: MALHQTLGFQHLFCPTKQKTLKNSPCHHCYFASTAGTTNSHWFKENPTKIDALSRKKLQSFTSNSPSRLRPSCLANKKGAEADDDSDGPLLMDEEERREWRSKIRQVIDMNPNVQEEVDPVERQNKLRKLLADYPLVVEEEDPDWPEDAAADGWGFSLGQFFNKITIKNVNKDDDENCDGENELVWQDDDYIRPIKDITTREWEETVFKDISPLVVLVHNRYKRPKENERMRNELENAVHIIWNCRLPSPRCVAIDAVVELDLVAALQVSAFPELIFTKAGKILYREKAIRSADELSKMMAFFYYGAAKPPILSSVGKSEELIPTLSISSEQH